The DNA sequence TTTTCGGTTTTTCTGTTTCCTCGTCTAACTTGAAATTGGTCTCTTCATCTTCACTATCAGATGGGAATAGAACTAATGGACCTTTGTTTTCAGGTTTGGGTGCTTTGTCTTCTTTTTCAGCTATTTTCGCCCTCTTGATCATGGGCAGCTCCCCAGCTATTTCATCATTCTTGGTAATCCTTTTACGTTTTTGTATCTTGTTTACTTTGTTCCAGCTTTCAAAGAACGTCAGCAAAGGAGtaccttttgttttaattcTCGCTTCCCACGCCGCTACCATTTTTTCGTCACTTAATGCGAAGCTCACTTGAGCTCTTTCTTTTTCTATAAATTTCgaattttcttcaattttttccAGTAACTGACGTAATCTTTTTGTGTAATTTGAAACTGAACATGTCTTTAGAAACTGCTTTAtctgcaaataataatataaaatttagatttttatattagttttaataaattctagcgacccgcctcggctgcaatgctgatactaaatatactaaagaatgtctttatttataatgtgaagctagcttatagcatggttaaaaacataataacaacaacattcaaatttgcgtcgttagattacacgttgttacagagcctatatgttgacccgacttcttattaatattcgtgcaaaatttgaagaaaatccatgcagtactttttgagtttaatccagacatacatacagacaaacagtcaaaaattctaaaaactatatttttggtttcggtatcgactgtagatcacacccgaagtattcttttaaaaatatattcaatgtacagttttgactctcctaccattttattaattgtaatagatttaaaaaaaaaaatctcataataaGACTCGGAACTTTTTCTAAAAAAAGATTACATTGTTTACAATATACTTTTTCTGCggattaattttaaacataagtaGTACTTAAAAGTTAACTGTGCTAATCCAAACTGCAAGACTCAATATTTGGTACAAATTGAACATTttctacttatttataaaaatgtttaaactaGTATTAGATTCATACCTGTATAACAGCTAATAGTGAAATGTCTGGGAATGCAATGGTGTGTGATATGCTTGCCATATATTCCAACAAAAGCCCATAAACTCTGTCTATCACAGAGTCTTTAAACCCATTTTCCATTAGCTGAGATTTTGCTAATCTTAAAATACATGAAAAATCAAGGGGCTTCATAGACACTTTCTTATTCTTCTTGTTAAAATCGTATGTTGTTAATACCTGAAACAATAAAAAGTGAGTTGTTATTATATCTGCACTCAATCATTTTGAGACAAAATCCTTAAATATATCATTAGTTCATTAACCTTCGATAatgaatagaataaaaataaatggaagttatttaagtattttattggagtaaatatataataatagaattatatatctatatctatacaaacaaataaaattggagtgtcttgttgtaatattaaaataactacttttgactgaatgcatatggatgtatacagtCGGTTTGACGTATTTTgatgagactttcactggcagatagccgatgtaataaggagtaacttaggctactataATTTtagaaagatatttattttgtaactgtgaactgaatttttttttaagtccacACAgatgaagtcgcaggcacagttAGTTATTTCATATTGTTTAACAATATGTTAGCCCTGTCTGTTACATgtgaaataatatacaaaaggtGAATCTTTTAAGCGTATAAGAATCTTTAGAATGTAAATGTCCTGTAATAAATAATGTGCTTTAGATGAAATAAAACACTCACCTCAACTATAAACGGCAGTATGGGAATAAAGGTATCTGTTTCCTTTGAAAGATTGATGAGTATCTCAACACAGTGGAACCTCAATGGGTAGTATTGGTGAGTCGGCACTAACTTTATTGTGTTTGTTATGACCATCACCAGTGGGTACAGTAAAGGTTGCAATTGAGGTTTATTCGATGTAGCTGATATTAAATCAGCCCATAAATGCAGTGAATTAACAAACTGCCAATTGTACACTGCCTgtctattttctattttttgtaCTACAATGGCATTACGCAAATGTATGGCAAgctgtcttatatataaaaagacatGACGATATGATACATTCAAATCAAGTGTAAACATTTCAACTAATGATCGCCTCATGAAATTAATTCCTGGCCAAGTTGAAGGGCTCACGAACTTGCAGTTTTTAACATAAGTTAAATACATAGCCTTCAGAACCAGATCTAAAAGAGCTGCTTGTTGGTTTCTAGTTATTCTTAAAATGCATAAAAATGCTAGGACTCGCACAGTTTCTTCACTACTACTCCATAATGTGATAAGCTTCTTTAGAGCCTGTTTCGATATGCTGTTAAAGCAGGCTACATAAACTGACATTTGATGTAAATGTTTGAGAAGTACGGTCAGAATATTGTCGGAAGTTACACCACTAAGTAGTTTCAATAAATCTTTGAGGTAAGCAAGCAAGGGTCCCTTTATTTTTATGAAGTGTTTGCATTTCTGTGGATCTTTACCAGACTGTTCCATacctaaatactttttaattgcACTAGGTAGATACAGAACACACATTTGTATGACAGCATTGAAAACAGAGGAacctgaaaaaatatataaattaaaattattatgttgtACAACCATGTACATAGAGTATGTTAGCAAAAAGCTttacaaaaagatttttaatttttagtgcaTCAAgcttaaattttatacaattcaaTAAGGGACCAGTAAATAagggataaataaatataatttgtaccATTTTCAAACCTTAGGATCTTTTCAATGTgatattatcaaaatcatttGTGCTGTCTTGGCACAATTGGAAGCCATTATAACCAAAGAATAGGGGGCGAACATTTATGTTAAGTACTGAGATTATGgcaagttattataataaagtacaACAATAATTTCACCTTCAACTTTAAACTCTCCATCTGAAGTGCCATCTTCACTGGTAACTCTCAACATAGCAGCATTAAAGACTTTGATAACAGTGGTCAAAgactttaactttattttacccTCCCTTTGTAATTCTGCCTGCCACTGGGATACCATTTTAAGGGTAACTTTACCCTGCACAACTTTGGCATTTTCGtcctgaaattattaaaatattttgtttaaatttaatgcattttaaaatgtatctttGCATACTTATAAATGCTAAAGATATTCttgaattaaattactttttactgtgGATATTTTAGCATTTATCAAAGTACGAGAAGGAAATAAACAATACAAGTGTGACAATGCAAATTCGTGTGTCAGCTTGACTgaagaataagaaaaatattcaaaattatccAAAACTTTTACACCACTTTTTTGTTACAGTTACATAGTAACATTTACGTTTTATGGTACTATTGTCTAGGACAGTGTTTGCCAAACAATGTTCTGCCATGGCCCAGTAATTTTTATCCTACCTCTTTGTGACCCACTTAATACTTTCAAACCCAAACTGGttccattataattaaaataatatattttaatatatataatataattaaaatgatacgcattaatagtaaaaatcgttagtaggtattatttttttaaacaatgagGGAATTTTGCGACCCAGCGAATAGGAACTCTGGTCTAGGAGATAAAGctgtataattttaagttttatatatttaaaaattaaacaaatttatgtaGGCTTAGTTTCTGTAGCTTACGAATGTTACAATCACATAGTATAAATACTAACTTCAAAGTCACTTTCATCACTGTCGCCGGTGATGGGTCCAGGTACGTGTACTTTATCATCTTTATGTTCATCATTAACTGAAGCATCTTCATCAGAATCAGCTTCAAAGTTTAATAGATTTTCATCGTTTTCTTCAAGGAAATTGTAAAAATCTGGATCGATTTTCTTTAACTTTTCCAGTGACTGCTTATGCGTCTCTGGCGATAGCTCCTCTTCCGAATCTTAAAAAgtgataaaacaaattaaataccactttaaaacaaataaacgtaaataaatgtCTGCGTTTACTAACCTGATCCGATTTCCGAGGGCGATTTAGTAGGTTTCgtcgattttttgtttttcattgtaGGTTTATTCGTGTTAGGAAATATACTAACTATTTCAAATGTAAATtacgaaatttaataaaatcataaataaattttataaataaatttgtcctAGATATACAAAGTACTCTTTGAGCACGtgcaacaattttaaaaataacccaCAGATTgtattaggttaggttaggttacgTTACTTAGTAAGGTACGAACTACGAATTGTAAAAGTACCAAATGTCAATCGCTATTCGGACCTAATCGTACACTGTAACACTAACactgtcatgggacaccaggtaggaacgaagttcctttggataatatagaagcaacacaatttgaaaaaaaaatgttgaaattatatatatatatcttaatatatataaatctcgtgtcacaatgtttgtcctcaatggactcctaaaccacttaaccgattataataaaattcgcacaccatgtgcaattcgatccaacttgaaagataggctatattttattttgatatattaattattatatttaagaaaaaaataaagaaggcggtacaaagttcgccaggtcagctagtatatatatataatttctagttcctgatttttttttaattttgttgattggtttttaattaagtacataaaagtatttaggaaatttagtattttagaaaataacaaataccgtataataaaataaatcaaacaaaataataataataatattttagttttacaaacgtcatattatacagtcgtgtgactgatattacgtcacttccgttatatatttttcttacggttttagtatcacatttttttcagttcggtcgcccagccaaatgtcaagcctgccggaaggaacttcgttccaaaaaaagtatttcgaaCTGTACACTGTTTTGTAGCCAGAAACTATAAGTACTAATAGTACTAATAAGGTGTACTAGTACATTTTTCGAATTGTACGAATGGAGCGCGCACCTGACAACGTCCGATTAAGCCCAAGACTAGTAGCTAGCTAAAATAACCTCGTAGTAATGTTGTATAAACTTATAAACTATGAACCAGGCAATAGGCATAAGGAATTGATATCGATTAATCGACAATCGATTCCTCGGACCAAATAAATCGATTTCTTAAATCGATATGTAGTACTGAATCAATATTTTACCCTTAAAAATCGACATTCGATTTATTCTGTTTTGctaaagacgaaaaaattatgaCGCTGAATGTACTCGTAATATTACGGTGTTGCCGGCTAAGGattaataactcaaaaactcGCGAAATAGTATTCCTAGTATCCACTTTCTCAGTTCATTCACTATCTACTCTTCATATTTTCTCTTTCTATTTGCTATCACTCACCCATCTCTTTCTCTTTACACCTTCATTTTTTATGACAATAttctctcaaaaaaaaaaaaaaaaaacaaaccacaaatattaaacaaaaatttatttacaaaacagacCCTTTCACTGTTTCCTTACTATCTTCAACCGGGACCGCTAAATGGTAAGTGTCTAGACAATCGGGCGGGGAGTGGGTTACCCTCCGCTACGTCTCCCACCAACTGAAACCAAGACCAGGAAGCTAAGCCTAATTTCAACGGTGAGAGATTAGTGCAATAATATCACTACTTTTCGTTCGCGTCAAAGTCGCTGTACCTACGTCACTGCTATTGATGTATGCGGTCATGTAGAGTGCGCTCTGTGCACATCGGTCGAGTGGCggttcattgtaattggttatattgggCAACGTTTGattgtaattgttatattttaaaacataaatgtggAACGTGTGATAGATAAAGAGCGagaatgctattctgtcttcGTTGTACAGCTTACCCATCGATCGTCAGGCCTCTGGCAGCTGTAAGTCGCTAAGCCGACGAACCCCCACCACTATAGTTGCTCGACCTGTATAATAAGACCgtgttagtaataataaatgaagaGCAGACTTATGACAAAGACAAAGAGAATGTCTAATTGTCTATATTATACACTTTTCAAGACTATTGTACAAAgtagattaattaatataccagggcttaacataaaataaaattataaaatgaaatttaaaaaaaccctCGTTTTGTACTCTTATGAGCTCGCGAATAGgctagttatatattataatattcatgTTCGAATTAAGTGTAAGTAAACGGCTTCAGTACGAAACTacgaactttatttatttttattcatttatttatttgtatgattaGTTTGTATAACgctatattacaataatataatttaatgctGTGCGCTGTTGCCGCTATTATCATTTCCCTGTGTGGCTTAACGGGGTACGGGGATTCCTGGGCGTTGCAAAGTGGCAGCGTTGAAGAAGTAAAAATATTGTCATTTAGTGAAAACAGAGGTAACGTTTCTCTATAATTCTATTTACCAGTAAAACAACGTTAACGATCGTTTCCGTTTCTTAATTAccgttataaatattaatggtATAAAAGGTGTCagaaaattaactttatttgacggtattatattaattgtatataattgGTAACGTTACCAAGCTCTACAATGAACTGCAAATGAAATACAAGAAAGAAGTtgtataatctataaaaatcaCAACTATTTTACTATTGATTTATAGATTCTTCTACATACACGGTACAACACTAAAAATGAAATACAAGCCGGAATGTCAAAATTATTATGACGTTTTCGTTTTCGTTTCAGTAAGAAGTGACGAATAAGTGTTTATttgctatttaaaattaaaaatatggctGCTGAAATAAAGCCTGCACCAAGGACACCTAACGATAGATTTTCCACAACTAAAAAACCGGCTCTTCTTAGCAAATTAGAAGGTTGTACCGACGATGTTAACGCTGCAGTCGTCATCCCTGGCGAGGACGGAGTTATTAGTGTTTGTGATGATAAGTAAGAGTTTAATTAGCTGTTTGTTTGACTGTTAAACATAATTACCAAAGTCATtgagttatatatgtatatatttaagtatcttCCTTTGCAAGTGGGTTGATATACCCACATAAAGTTTTTCAGTATTCAGATTAAGTAGGTGGTAGTCGACTTGCTATAAGTAATGTGTTACCAAGTAATGTGTGTCGTTATTTGTGGAAGGATCTTATGCGAATTATTATACTGTTTGAAGGACAGTTCGAGTATGGCTGAAGAGAGATTCAGGTCAGTACTGGCCAAGTATTTGTCAGTACATGCCTTCTGGTTGTACATCGATGTTTTATACTCCCGAAACAAGGCAGTTATTTATCGGTCAAGAAAATGGAACCATTTCTGAATTTGTACTGGCACAAGACTGCAATAGGATAAAtcctgtaagttttattttatttaaattttccataaaaaaaaaataattatgtgacATATCTTGtcgttattgtaaaaaaaaaaatttaatttttttaagttttccataaaaaaaattatgtgacaTATCTTGtcgttattgtaaaaaaaaaaaatgtacaaaacagtatctatttataattataaagagtaaattgTAAAGAAACAAAGCTAGTAAAATATTGCTTAATAATCCAACATATGTCCTATGAGGTTTAATTGTTCAATATATAGTGCCCCTGTGTACACTTCATTATGACCACACAGTAACCTAAGTAATCAGTTTACACCACTTCTGTAATCAGATCTTTAAACAGTATAAATGATGTAATACTGTGCAATAGTATCTTGATTATAACAGAAATGAGCGCCATAGTAATGAAATTTATCATTTCCTGTCAAAAATGATtagaattaaaacaatatataatgtaCGTTTTATCAACATTTCATACTCAATTGAGATAATCTTATATAATGCAggcttaattaataatattacagcCTTcactcaataaataattttatatatggagtaaagtttatatatttctttggtACTTGTATTTACAAAGGGGCCCCTTTTGTGTGCCTCACGGCATAGGCCTCATCCAATGTCTTCCACTGTATTCTGTCTGCTGCCACTCCTAGGAAAAACAGCCTTAGAATCATTTTCAGGTCTTTCTTCCATTTCCCAATTTAGAACCTTGGGTCCTAATCCGTCCCGTAGGTACCAGACTTACTTATTCTAATCATCaactgtaaataattaattttttaaattggcttAATCAGCTAAAtgttaattgaatattaaagcatttaaataaaataacattgttgTTGACCTTGTtggctttatttatataaatttttttaaagagaaaatGTTTAATGTTATACAAGCTGATGCTGCTAACtttatttgtgtaatattattttgtataccattattaatttttgataataaaagtAAGTCAAATTTGTCCTTTAGTGTCAGCTAATAGTGAAAAAtcatctaatataataaaatcctgTCAAAAGAGATCCAGTTGTTTTTAGAGATTAGCTAAAACAACAAGACAGATAAGACggcaaacaattaaaaaaagttgttattaaGTGAAACATTTATACACAttacaatcaaaatatttatttttatttaattaaatgtactaaaatttttatgtcATGTCTGTAGATATATAACGAAGAAATAATGTTGCtagttttctatatttttaatttttattgtcaatataatttataccttactttctttttttaagacACGAGAATATCTAGCACATACAGCACGCGTTACAGCTGTGGTGTTTTCCCTAAGCTGTGAGTGGGTGCTCTCAGTCAGTCGTGATAAGCTGTTCTCCTATCACTGCAGTGAAACTGGTCGCAGGATCGGTGGCTACTCGTTTGAAGCCTGGTGCACTGCTTTGCAGTAtccttttaatattaatagaacAAAAGTACAATATATcttcttatttcttatattattttaatgtatatggCTTCAACTACACATTGCTTACATGAAgcataagaatatatatatatattaatatgtaatttttaagccTTGACACAAGGGGTATTGTTGCAGATGTGTCTTTATGTCTGTggcttttaaataaatgaactgaTTATAGTgtagttttttcgtttgcaagctgATGCAATCAAGATGCTTCTTGGCTgcaatttttaaagatttattctGGCCTTTCTTTTTTTGTGGCATagattacaaaatttttttaatttaagcagTACtagtgtatataattatttatctatctatattcctttttgtgtttttgtttgttgaTAACATTtcctatataatttaaaagatttgaCTCGCAGTCAAAATATGCATTTATTGGAGATTACAGTGGCCAGATAACAATGTtaaaattagataataatgGTGCAACCCTAGTCACGACGTTGAAAGGACACACAGGGTGGGTGACAATATTACTACTATTGTATTTTGTAACAATATGTGAAATTATGAATACTATATGTATGTAACTTTGTTTGTACTACCTTTTCGGCTCTGCCTTTTGACTAGCCGCCATTAAATTTACTATGCACATAGCTTCGAAACTCTAAAAAGGATATACGATACCTTAAATCCTGGTGAAATGCTTTTTTACAGGTTTAAGGGAATATTTAATggtatttcattatattttcatgGGCTTAAAAAACACGCAACaacataattgataaaatgatCCATAATGTTTGCAGAAATcaagataattttattagtacCCATATGGGACAGATCgcactttttttaaagtttgtttCGAATAGttagtttattaagttttttttttcactaaataaacaaagtcttaaattaaatgttaactgTCTATTTCTGGTTTTCGTATCACTCATTAAGGtattaatcttaataaaaacCTAGTTCAGTGGTATTAACCAATGAATATTAATCAATTGTTTTATCAAGGTCAGTTTACTGATACTGTTTTCGGCGACTCgcattttttcttcttcaataagtactgtttgtttattcatttaagTGTGATGATAAGTAGTTATTACACCAAACAGATCtttctttgttatatattaatttattaaggaAGTTTATAAACTATCaagtatttgtaatattatcaaGATCATTCTTTTTAACGAATAATAGAAGTAGGTTTTAAATAGGACTTTATTAATTgttgaacatttaaatatatatttaaaataaggtGGTTCAATAGActttaatataatctataatataaaaatgagtcgctgaatgtgttgctaagcgtaaaactcgagaacggttggaccgatttcgctaattctttttttaaaatattccttgaagtacgaggatggttctcacggagagaaaaattctaaaaaaaaaattttaaatttcgtgaaaatgtctaaaaacaacacttttctatactcccatacaaaagatttgtgataatacttaaaagtcaatttgacctttaataccatacgataaagtttgtgttaggcgatacgaagttcgccaggtcagctagtacttaaTAAGATCCTTAATTGAGTACATATATTCAGTGCATAGAACTGTTGTCGGTATCTATATTTACAGTAAAGAGTGTATTTTTATAGTTCATTTagctactttaaaatattatcatttaaaaatgttcaattaaattatttttgtacattctactaatattataaacgcgaaagtttgtatgtatggatgtatagatgtatggatgtttgttcctctttcacgtaaaaactaccgaatggattttaatgaaagtttacaataatatagcttatacattagaataacacatagacaataattttaaaagatagtgtgtgaattgtccaaaatataatgataattgtcAAGTTAGTCGGAAAAAAATCAGCCATTTGCGAGATATTcttgcgtacgctgcaaaaactgtatataatgtataagataaatgtttatcttaattagtcctacaaaaaagtccgcgacagcatatttctattttttatgagtaagccattgtcgcaaaaacagtgaaccataaatacaataaaaaatgataatatatttctaatgcacatttggtagtaacaaaatgatttttatgtcacagaaccaattttgattatttttggtataaagatagatattgagaagataataagctactcgaagtacgtACTAAttctgcgcagacgaagtcgcgggtaccagctagtaataaacaaacagtaaaaCAAATACGGAATTCTCGCGTCACTCACTATAAACaaactgttttaaaataaaatgtttaaatgctGAGTCATTATAATATTCGTTGATTTTCTATTTACATGTAAAtgtgatattaatatattttgtgctGTTTCCAGATCTGTGCGTGTCTTAAACTGGGCTCCCTTACCGCAGCTACTGTTTAGTGGTTCCTTCGATCAGACTATTATTGTGTGGGATATTGGCGGTCAGAAAGGAACAGCATATGAACTTCAAGGTCATAGGTAAATACGAATAATCTGTTGATGATTATTTCAAAatgatgtatattatttattgttatttttcttcaaatgtgaataaaataactaattttgtgtttaagataaaatagtaattattgcAGGGCCTGATTTAGGGGAGGGCGACCGGGTCTACAGCCCCGGGGCCTCGAAATGATTGGCCCCCACAAAAgagactttatttaaaattaaatacaaataaacgaAATCCTgaaatcattttataatttacaatatactAATCATCCACGAATC is a window from the Melitaea cinxia chromosome 3, ilMelCinx1.1, whole genome shotgun sequence genome containing:
- the LOC123669604 gene encoding WD repeat and FYVE domain-containing protein 2 — encoded protein: MAAEIKPAPRTPNDRFSTTKKPALLSKLEGCTDDVNAAVVIPGEDGVISVCDDKTVRVWLKRDSGQYWPSICQYMPSGCTSMFYTPETRQLFIGQENGTISEFVLAQDCNRINPTREYLAHTARVTAVVFSLSCEWVLSVSRDKLFSYHCSETGRRIGGYSFEAWCTALQFDSQSKYAFIGDYSGQITMLKLDNNGATLVTTLKGHTGSVRVLNWAPLPQLLFSGSFDQTIIVWDIGGQKGTAYELQGHSNKVTGLWYVGGCARLVSCGEDGALGVWEMGVARRETPAWREADLCQLCRAPFIWNVRAMMEKKQLGLRQHHCRWCGAAVCGACSPHRLPLPVMGFEFPQRVCSACYDTLRHEPRESLASFHDMKHAVASLFVDEATGRMCTAGKDRVIKVWDISVLLAPAPKPGTSEQ
- the LOC123669603 gene encoding nucleolar complex protein 2 homolog, coding for MKNKKSTKPTKSPSEIGSDSEEELSPETHKQSLEKLKKIDPDFYNFLEENDENLLNFEADSDEDASVNDEHKDDKVHVPGPITGDSDESDFEDENAKVVQGKVTLKMVSQWQAELQREGKIKLKSLTTVIKVFNAAMLRVTSEDGTSDGEFKVEGSSVFNAVIQMCVLYLPSAIKKYLGMEQSGKDPQKCKHFIKIKGPLLAYLKDLLKLLSGVTSDNILTVLLKHLHQMSVYVACFNSISKQALKKLITLWSSSEETVRVLAFLCILRITRNQQAALLDLVLKAMYLTYVKNCKFVSPSTWPGINFMRRSLVEMFTLDLNVSYRHVFLYIRQLAIHLRNAIVVQKIENRQAVYNWQFVNSLHLWADLISATSNKPQLQPLLYPLVMVITNTIKLVPTHQYYPLRFHCVEILINLSKETDTFIPILPFIVEVLTTYDFNKKNKKVSMKPLDFSCILRLAKSQLMENGFKDSVIDRVYGLLLEYMASISHTIAFPDISLLAVIQIKQFLKTCSVSNYTKRLRQLLEKIEENSKFIEKERAQVSFALSDEKMVAAWEARIKTKGTPLLTFFESWNKVNKIQKRKRITKNDEIAGELPMIKRAKIAEKEDKAPKPENKGPLVLFPSDSEDEETNFKLDEETEKPKKAKLKKKANKKKEKKKETISEINIPDKEDVVQDFSVSDW